The Vibrio tarriae genome includes a window with the following:
- the fabF gene encoding beta-ketoacyl-ACP synthase II, whose product MSKRRVVVTGMGMLSPVGNTVESSWKALLAGQSGIVNIEHFDTTNFSTRFAGLVKGFDCEQYMSKKDARKMDLFIQYGIATGIQALEDSGLEVNEGNATRIGVAIGSGIGGLELIETGHQALIEKGPRKVSPFFVPSTIVNMIAGNLSIMRGLRGPNIAISTACTTGLHNIGHAARMIAYGDADAMVAGGAEKASTPLGMAGFGAAKALSTRNDEPQKASRPWDKDRDGFVLGDGAGVMVLEEYEHAKARGAKIYAEVVGFGMSGDAYHMTSPSEDGSGGALAMEAAMRDAGVTGEQIGYVNAHGTSTPAGDVAEVKGIKRALGEAGTKQVLVSSTKSMTGHLLGAAGSAEAIITVMSLVDQIVPPTINLDNPEEDLGVDLVPHVARKVENMEYAMCNSFGFGGTNGSLIFKRM is encoded by the coding sequence GTGTCCAAGCGTCGCGTTGTTGTCACTGGCATGGGTATGTTGTCACCGGTAGGCAACACTGTAGAGTCATCTTGGAAAGCCTTGTTGGCCGGCCAAAGCGGCATCGTCAACATTGAGCACTTCGACACTACCAATTTTTCTACTCGTTTCGCAGGCCTGGTAAAAGGTTTTGACTGCGAACAGTACATGTCAAAAAAAGATGCTCGCAAAATGGATTTGTTTATCCAGTATGGTATTGCTACGGGCATTCAGGCTTTGGAAGATTCAGGCCTAGAAGTTAATGAAGGCAATGCTACCCGTATTGGTGTAGCGATTGGTTCGGGTATCGGCGGCCTTGAGCTGATTGAAACCGGACATCAAGCTTTAATCGAGAAAGGCCCACGCAAGGTTAGCCCTTTCTTCGTACCCTCAACCATCGTCAACATGATTGCCGGTAACCTGTCTATCATGCGTGGTTTACGTGGTCCCAATATTGCGATCTCTACGGCCTGCACCACGGGCTTGCACAATATCGGCCATGCGGCACGTATGATTGCTTACGGTGATGCGGATGCGATGGTTGCAGGTGGTGCAGAAAAAGCGTCGACGCCACTGGGCATGGCAGGTTTTGGTGCGGCGAAAGCACTGTCAACTCGTAATGATGAGCCACAAAAAGCGTCCCGTCCTTGGGATAAAGACCGTGATGGTTTTGTGCTCGGTGACGGTGCGGGCGTTATGGTGCTTGAAGAGTACGAACACGCGAAAGCGCGTGGCGCGAAAATTTACGCAGAAGTGGTTGGCTTCGGTATGTCGGGTGATGCGTATCACATGACTTCACCGAGTGAAGACGGTTCTGGCGGTGCGCTGGCGATGGAAGCGGCCATGCGTGATGCAGGCGTGACTGGCGAGCAGATTGGTTATGTTAATGCTCACGGTACCTCTACCCCTGCGGGCGATGTGGCTGAAGTGAAAGGCATTAAACGTGCATTGGGTGAAGCAGGGACTAAGCAAGTTTTGGTTTCCTCAACCAAGTCAATGACAGGTCACTTATTAGGTGCTGCGGGCTCTGCTGAAGCGATCATTACGGTGATGTCTCTGGTGGATCAAATCGTCCCTCCAACGATCAATCTGGATAATCCAGAAGAAGATTTAGGCGTGGATTTGGTACCCCATGTAGCGCGTAAAGTTGAGAACATGGAATACGCCATGTGTAACTCATTCGGCTTTGGCGGTACTAACGGTAGCTTGATTTTCAAACGCATGTAA
- the rluC gene encoding 23S rRNA pseudouridine(955/2504/2580) synthase RluC, which translates to MNEIRTQVQFIDIDEDMAGQRIDNFLRNQLKNIPKSVVYRILRKGEVRVNKKRVKAEYKLEAGDVVRVPPVTVEVKENETAPPSTKLSKVAELEHCIVYEDDHLLILNKPSGTAVHGGSGLHFGAIEALRALRPQARFLELVHRIDRDTSGILLVAKKRSALRHLQAQFREKTVQKYYYALVMGHWDAECKVVNAPLLKNEVNSIVRVNSNGKPSETRFRILEKFAEATLVQASPVTGRTHQIRVHTQYMGHPIAWDDRYGDRRFDAYTAQFGIERLFLHAANIQFVHPASEKKLEIHAPLEGHLEQALAKMRQA; encoded by the coding sequence ATGAACGAAATCAGAACTCAAGTCCAGTTCATCGACATTGATGAAGACATGGCTGGTCAGCGCATTGATAACTTTTTGCGCAACCAATTAAAAAATATTCCCAAAAGCGTGGTTTATCGAATTCTACGTAAGGGAGAAGTGCGCGTGAACAAAAAACGCGTAAAAGCAGAATACAAGCTCGAAGCGGGCGATGTGGTACGTGTGCCTCCCGTCACCGTGGAAGTCAAAGAGAACGAGACTGCTCCACCGAGTACCAAACTCAGTAAAGTGGCGGAATTAGAACACTGTATTGTCTATGAAGACGATCATTTACTCATCCTCAATAAACCGTCAGGTACTGCAGTGCATGGTGGGAGCGGTTTGCACTTTGGTGCGATTGAAGCCTTGCGCGCCCTGCGCCCCCAAGCGCGTTTTCTTGAGTTAGTACACCGTATTGACCGTGATACCTCAGGGATTTTGCTGGTGGCCAAAAAACGCTCGGCACTGCGCCACTTACAAGCTCAGTTTCGCGAGAAAACAGTGCAGAAGTACTACTACGCTTTAGTCATGGGACATTGGGATGCAGAGTGTAAAGTGGTCAATGCGCCGTTGCTGAAAAATGAAGTCAACAGCATAGTGCGCGTGAACTCCAACGGTAAGCCGTCGGAAACCCGATTCCGTATTCTTGAGAAGTTTGCTGAAGCGACGTTAGTACAAGCGAGTCCTGTTACTGGGCGTACGCACCAAATTCGTGTACATACTCAATATATGGGTCACCCGATAGCGTGGGATGATCGTTATGGTGATCGCCGCTTTGATGCTTATACAGCGCAATTTGGGATTGAGCGCCTCTTTTTGCATGCGGCAAACATCCAATTTGTGCATCCTGCCAGCGAGAAAAAGTTGGAAATCCATGCGCCACTCGAAGGGCATTTGGAGCAAGCACTGGCAAAAATGCGTCAGGCTTAA
- the plsX gene encoding phosphate acyltransferase PlsX yields MQNLTVALDAMGGDFGPRVTVPAAVQALSHFPELKVILVGDQHQIAQQLSLLGYSANTRLSIVHSDRVISNSEKPSLALRHSAGSSMGMAIDLVAENQADACVSGGNTGALMALSRFRLKLLPGIDRPALVSALPTISGRKTWMLDLGANVSSDADSLFQFAVMGAALAEQHLQQAPRVAILNIGAEEIKGNDLVKRCAEMLTQTQAINFIGYIEGNQLLTDAADVIVCDGFVGNVCLKACEGTAQLFIDKLKKSLLASSIKGWIARKLFSELFTELKTLNPDQYNGASLLGLRGIVIKSHGSADVSAVVNAISEAVHEVKRQVPSRISDRLEAVLLERHY; encoded by the coding sequence TTGCAAAATTTAACCGTTGCACTTGATGCAATGGGCGGGGATTTCGGTCCGCGCGTAACAGTGCCTGCCGCCGTGCAGGCACTGTCACATTTCCCAGAGCTAAAAGTGATCTTAGTGGGTGATCAACATCAGATCGCTCAACAACTCTCTCTTCTTGGTTATTCGGCCAATACGCGTTTAAGTATTGTGCACAGTGACCGTGTCATCTCCAACTCCGAAAAACCTTCGCTTGCTTTACGTCACAGTGCTGGCAGTTCTATGGGCATGGCGATTGATCTTGTTGCTGAAAATCAAGCGGATGCGTGTGTCAGTGGCGGAAATACCGGCGCTTTGATGGCGCTGTCGCGTTTTCGTCTCAAATTGCTACCAGGTATTGATCGTCCGGCGCTGGTTTCTGCTCTGCCCACTATTTCTGGCCGCAAAACCTGGATGCTCGATCTGGGCGCGAATGTCTCAAGTGATGCCGATTCTCTGTTTCAATTTGCGGTGATGGGCGCCGCGCTTGCTGAGCAGCATCTGCAGCAAGCTCCACGAGTGGCAATTTTAAACATCGGTGCAGAAGAGATTAAAGGCAATGATCTGGTTAAGCGCTGTGCGGAAATGCTGACCCAAACTCAGGCGATCAATTTCATTGGTTATATTGAGGGTAATCAACTGTTAACTGATGCGGCAGATGTGATAGTGTGCGATGGCTTTGTCGGGAATGTCTGCCTTAAAGCGTGTGAAGGAACAGCGCAACTCTTTATCGATAAGTTAAAAAAATCGCTTTTAGCCTCATCCATAAAGGGTTGGATTGCAAGAAAACTGTTTTCTGAGCTCTTTACTGAATTAAAAACCCTGAACCCCGACCAGTATAACGGCGCAAGTTTGCTAGGATTGCGCGGCATTGTCATTAAGAGTCATGGAAGTGCTGATGTATCCGCGGTCGTGAATGCGATTTCTGAAGCGGTGCATGAGGTGAAACGACAAGTACCCAGCCGTATAAGCGATCGTTTGGAAGCGGTTTTACTCGAGAGGCATTATTAG
- the yceD gene encoding 23S rRNA accumulation protein YceD, with protein MQKVKIPRTVDPAKAAQKRLDFDGIIQVNLFKRLEESVAGVKRDAEVSLSFEIDEQQLVVISGKANIEVDLECQRCNEVFAHECEVEFTYTPYLGRKSEEDAPDEYDLVDLNEFGEVDLVQLVEDEFILNLPQVAMHDEADCSVDSDNLVFGELPEEVLEEKPNPFDVFKKLEEVIR; from the coding sequence ATGCAAAAGGTAAAAATACCGCGAACGGTTGATCCGGCTAAAGCCGCTCAGAAAAGATTAGACTTTGATGGCATCATCCAAGTTAATTTGTTCAAGCGCTTAGAGGAGTCAGTCGCAGGCGTTAAACGCGACGCTGAAGTTTCATTGTCATTTGAGATTGATGAACAGCAACTGGTTGTTATCTCTGGTAAAGCTAACATCGAAGTTGATTTAGAGTGTCAGCGCTGTAACGAGGTTTTCGCACACGAGTGCGAAGTTGAATTCACTTATACTCCTTACTTAGGTCGTAAAAGTGAAGAAGACGCCCCAGACGAGTATGATTTGGTAGATCTAAACGAGTTTGGTGAGGTTGACCTAGTTCAGTTAGTTGAAGACGAGTTCATCTTAAATTTGCCTCAAGTTGCGATGCATGACGAAGCGGATTGTAGCGTTGATTCAGACAATTTGGTGTTTGGTGAACTTCCAGAAGAAGTTTTGGAAGAGAAGCCGAATCCATTCGATGTTTTTAAAAAGCTTGAAGAAGTAATTCGCTAA
- a CDS encoding Maf family protein, whose product MQNYQLVLASTSPFRQQILAKLKLPFVTAKPDCDETPLIGETPEHLVMRLAENKARSCFLADPSLVIGSDQVCVIDDQIIGKPLTTEKAVEQLLRQSGQAITFYTGLALFNNQTQQTQVLCDTFTVHFRTLSESMARRYVETEQPLHCAGSFKSEGLGIALFERLEGDDPNSLIGLPLIKLIQLLENEGLNVI is encoded by the coding sequence ATGCAAAATTACCAACTAGTTTTAGCTTCTACCTCTCCATTTCGCCAACAAATTCTGGCGAAATTAAAGCTGCCTTTCGTCACTGCAAAACCCGATTGCGACGAAACGCCGTTAATCGGAGAAACACCCGAACACTTAGTGATGCGCTTGGCTGAAAACAAAGCGCGTAGCTGCTTTTTAGCAGACCCGAGCTTAGTGATTGGGTCAGATCAAGTCTGCGTGATCGATGACCAAATCATCGGTAAACCCTTAACTACTGAAAAAGCCGTTGAACAACTTTTACGCCAAAGTGGTCAAGCGATTACCTTTTATACTGGCTTAGCGCTTTTTAACAACCAAACTCAGCAAACGCAGGTGCTTTGCGATACCTTTACTGTGCATTTTCGAACCTTATCCGAGAGTATGGCTAGACGTTATGTCGAGACTGAGCAACCACTGCACTGTGCAGGTAGCTTTAAAAGTGAGGGATTAGGCATCGCCTTGTTTGAGCGCTTGGAAGGCGACGACCCCAATTCACTCATCGGCTTACCCCTGATTAAGCTCATTCAGTTGTTAGAAAATGAAGGGCTCAATGTCATTTGA
- the fabD gene encoding ACP S-malonyltransferase, with protein MSKFAIVFPGQGSQAVGMLADLAEQYAVVKQTFAEASEVLGYDLWALVQDGPVEDLNQTFRTQPALLAASVAIWRVWQQLGLEQPVVLAGHSLGEYSALVCAGVIDFKQAIKLVELRGQLMQQAVPAGTGAMYAIIGLEDEAIAKACADAAQGEVVSPVNFNSPGQVVIAGQKDAVERAGVLCKEAGAKRALPLPVSVPSHCALMKPAADELAKTLADLEFNAPQIPVINNVDVVAETDPVKIKDALIRQLYSPVRWTECVEQMSAQGVEKLIEMGPGKVLTGLTKRIVKNLEGVAVNDVASLDAVK; from the coding sequence ATGAGTAAGTTTGCTATCGTATTTCCAGGTCAGGGCTCGCAAGCGGTAGGTATGCTGGCTGACCTTGCCGAGCAGTATGCTGTGGTAAAACAGACATTCGCCGAAGCTTCAGAAGTGCTTGGTTACGATCTGTGGGCGCTGGTTCAAGATGGCCCAGTGGAAGATCTCAACCAAACTTTCCGTACTCAACCTGCGTTGCTTGCCGCCTCGGTTGCGATTTGGCGTGTATGGCAGCAACTGGGCCTTGAGCAGCCTGTGGTTTTAGCCGGTCACAGCTTGGGTGAGTATTCAGCATTAGTGTGTGCTGGCGTGATCGATTTTAAACAAGCGATCAAGCTAGTTGAGCTGCGTGGTCAATTGATGCAACAAGCGGTGCCTGCAGGCACGGGTGCAATGTACGCGATCATCGGTCTAGAAGATGAGGCGATTGCTAAAGCATGTGCGGACGCGGCGCAAGGTGAAGTGGTTTCTCCTGTAAACTTTAACTCACCAGGCCAAGTGGTTATTGCTGGTCAAAAAGATGCGGTTGAGCGTGCGGGCGTTCTGTGTAAAGAAGCGGGCGCGAAACGTGCGCTGCCTCTGCCAGTTTCCGTACCATCACACTGCGCGTTGATGAAGCCTGCTGCCGATGAATTGGCAAAAACTTTAGCAGATCTTGAATTCAACGCACCACAAATTCCGGTCATCAATAACGTTGATGTTGTGGCTGAAACGGATCCGGTAAAAATTAAAGATGCGTTGATTCGTCAACTCTACAGCCCAGTTCGTTGGACTGAATGCGTTGAACAAATGAGCGCACAAGGTGTCGAAAAGCTGATTGAAATGGGGCCGGGTAAAGTATTGACTGGTCTAACAAAACGTATTGTAAAAAACCTAGAAGGTGTCGCAGTCAATGACGTGGCTTCTTTGGATGCGGTGAAATAA
- a CDS encoding beta-ketoacyl-ACP synthase III, translating into MYSKILGTGSYLPSQVRTNADLEKMVETSDEWIVARTGIRERRIAADNETVADMAFFAAQNAIDMAGIDKHDIDMIIVATTSASHTFPSAACQVQGKLGIKGCPAFDLAAACSGFMYALSIADQHVKSGMCKHVLVIGADALSKTCDPTDRSTIILFGDGAGAVVVGASNEPGILSTHIHADGEFGDLLSLEVPVRGGDSDKWLHMAGNEVFKVAVTQLSKLVVDTLKANNMHKSELDWLVPHQANYRIISATAKKLSMSLDQVVITLDRHGNTSAATVPTALDEAVRDGRIQRGQMLLLEAFGGGFTWGSALVKF; encoded by the coding sequence ATGTATAGCAAAATTTTAGGTACTGGCAGCTACTTGCCATCTCAGGTGCGTACTAACGCAGACTTAGAGAAAATGGTAGAGACCAGTGATGAGTGGATTGTTGCTCGTACTGGTATTCGCGAGCGTCGTATTGCGGCTGACAATGAAACCGTTGCCGATATGGCATTCTTCGCTGCGCAAAATGCCATAGACATGGCCGGTATTGATAAACACGACATCGATATGATTATTGTGGCGACCACCAGTGCGAGCCACACTTTCCCATCAGCCGCTTGCCAAGTGCAAGGTAAACTGGGGATAAAAGGATGTCCAGCGTTTGATTTGGCCGCAGCGTGTTCTGGTTTTATGTACGCGCTCTCTATTGCTGATCAGCATGTCAAATCTGGCATGTGCAAACATGTTTTGGTGATTGGTGCGGATGCGTTGTCCAAAACCTGTGACCCCACAGATCGTTCGACCATTATCTTATTTGGGGATGGTGCTGGCGCGGTAGTAGTGGGCGCAAGTAACGAGCCGGGCATTCTTTCTACTCACATCCACGCCGATGGCGAGTTTGGTGATTTACTGAGCCTTGAAGTGCCTGTTCGTGGTGGTGATAGCGATAAATGGCTGCACATGGCGGGGAACGAAGTGTTCAAAGTCGCAGTAACTCAACTATCTAAACTGGTAGTTGATACGCTAAAAGCCAACAACATGCACAAGTCTGAGCTCGATTGGTTGGTACCACATCAAGCGAACTACCGGATTATCTCAGCAACCGCGAAAAAACTTTCGATGTCGCTCGATCAGGTGGTGATTACCTTAGACCGTCATGGCAACACCTCTGCGGCGACTGTGCCTACAGCGTTGGATGAAGCCGTGCGTGATGGTCGTATTCAGCGTGGGCAGATGCTACTGCTCGAAGCTTTTGGTGGCGGTTTCACATGGGGCTCTGCTCTGGTGAAGTTCTAA
- the fabG gene encoding 3-oxoacyl-ACP reductase FabG — MNLEGKVALVTGASRGIGKAIAELLAERGAKVIGTATSESGAQAISDYLGDKGKGMALNVTNPESIEAVLKAITDEFGGVDILVNNAGITRDNLLMRMKEEEWSDIMETNLTSIFRLSKAVLRGMMKKRQGRIINVGSVVGTMGNAGQANYAAAKAGVIGFTKSMAREVASRGVTVNTVAPGFIETDMTKALNDEQRTATLAQVPAGRLGDPREIASAVAFLASPEAAYITGETLHVNGGMYMI, encoded by the coding sequence ATGAATCTAGAGGGCAAAGTTGCTCTTGTGACTGGCGCAAGCCGCGGCATTGGTAAAGCGATTGCTGAACTCTTAGCTGAACGTGGTGCCAAAGTGATTGGTACGGCAACCAGCGAAAGCGGTGCGCAGGCGATCAGCGACTACTTGGGTGACAAAGGCAAAGGTATGGCATTGAATGTGACCAATCCTGAGTCTATTGAAGCGGTTCTGAAAGCCATTACCGATGAGTTCGGCGGCGTCGACATTCTGGTGAACAACGCTGGTATCACTCGCGATAACCTGCTGATGCGCATGAAAGAAGAAGAGTGGTCAGACATTATGGAGACCAATCTGACGTCGATTTTCCGTCTGTCTAAAGCCGTTTTACGTGGCATGATGAAAAAACGTCAAGGTCGTATCATCAATGTTGGCTCTGTTGTTGGCACTATGGGTAACGCAGGTCAAGCCAACTACGCGGCAGCAAAAGCGGGCGTAATTGGCTTTACTAAGTCAATGGCGCGTGAAGTTGCATCGCGCGGTGTGACCGTCAACACAGTTGCACCAGGTTTTATCGAAACTGATATGACAAAAGCGCTGAATGACGAGCAACGTACTGCTACACTAGCGCAGGTTCCAGCAGGTCGACTGGGGGATCCTCGTGAAATTGCGTCTGCGGTTGCTTTCCTTGCATCACCAGAAGCGGCATACATCACCGGCGAGACACTGCATGTCAACGGCGGTATGTACATGATCTAA
- the rne gene encoding ribonuclease E, which yields MKRMLINATQKEELRVALVDGQRLFDLDIESPGHESKKANIYKGRITRIEPSLEAAFVDYGAERHGFLPLKEIAREYFPDGYSYQGRPNIKDVLNEGQEVIVQIEKEERGSKGAALTTFISLAGSYLVLMPNNPRAGGISRRIEGDERTELKSALSSLELPQGMGLIVRTAGVGKSAEELEWDLNVLLKHWSAIKQASDSNPAPFLIHQESNVIVRAIRDYLRRDIGEILIDSNSIYERALEHIRLVRPDFVNRVKKYEGEVPLFSHFQIESQIESAFQREVRLPSGGSIVIDPTEALTSIDINSARATKGGDIEETALNTNLEAADEIARQLRLRDLGGLVVIDFIDMTPVRHQREVENRLREAVRVDRARVQIGRISRFGLLEMSRQRLSPSLAEASHHICPRCKGTGVIRDNESLALSVLRLIEEEALKDNTSQVLAVVPVSIASYLLNEKRRSINHIEKAQQVRITIVPNSDMETPHFEVIRVREGEEQDVLSYLIPRKLEAMKEAEGKEVVDVELKPKRIEEPVLKGFAAPAEAVPAPTPKPKAETQPVAEVQQPAQPGFFSRVFKAIASLFSATPEAAKVEAPVTQNSEQDKPRRERNDRNNDRRRNPRDKNRRRGNEENNERNDKETSNNNRKPQERKPKQERGERNERNDRNERPETERSERQDRRNKRDESKTAKLLEQGRQLAAEAQQEVKAVEPKEEKAAVVKERRQRRKLSKQIRVKDQLAAEELDNLSTAPVDNAFDAPAPVNLPVTDDFADSAQEDNEQDDQKQRRNRRSPRHLRASGQRRRRGRDRRPNPFRLRKGGVASPEMAMGKVMPRYDLAPRPQSRHETAEGAQHVTHVTPTAATAVVESEKVAAPRVLGGVAFPEMAMGKVIARRETAAVQPEPVVQEPVITDVIAETLIAPVEPVVVEAAVIEAPVIEESAAETAALETVVAEVAEVEEPATISDEVVAQTTVEVIADKMAEPIKVVKPVSVSAKSLTAKAVIQQPYASSPMTKAPGSDDIREVQVNAAPLRAERYQARGAGSQVARNQARAGMSKPQSF from the coding sequence ATGAAAAGAATGTTAATTAACGCAACTCAAAAAGAAGAGTTGCGTGTCGCGTTGGTCGATGGCCAACGTCTGTTCGATCTGGATATTGAAAGTCCGGGGCACGAATCGAAAAAAGCAAATATCTACAAAGGCCGCATTACCCGCATTGAACCCAGTCTTGAAGCTGCATTCGTTGACTACGGTGCTGAAAGACACGGTTTCCTCCCTCTCAAAGAAATCGCTCGTGAATATTTCCCTGATGGTTATAGCTACCAAGGTCGTCCAAACATCAAAGATGTGCTGAACGAAGGTCAGGAAGTGATCGTGCAAATCGAGAAAGAGGAGCGCGGTAGCAAAGGTGCAGCCCTAACCACCTTTATCTCTCTAGCGGGCAGCTACTTAGTTCTGATGCCAAATAACCCTCGTGCTGGCGGTATTTCTCGTCGTATCGAAGGCGATGAGCGCACTGAACTGAAATCCGCACTCAGCTCACTAGAATTGCCACAAGGTATGGGCTTAATTGTCCGTACCGCAGGCGTAGGTAAAAGCGCTGAAGAGCTAGAGTGGGACTTAAATGTACTGCTTAAGCACTGGAGTGCGATTAAACAAGCGTCTGATTCAAACCCTGCACCTTTCCTTATCCACCAAGAAAGTAACGTGATTGTTCGTGCGATCCGTGATTACTTGCGTCGTGATATTGGTGAAATTCTTATCGACAGCAACAGCATTTACGAGCGTGCTCTTGAGCATATTCGTTTAGTGCGCCCAGATTTCGTCAATCGTGTGAAAAAATACGAAGGCGAAGTACCGCTGTTCAGCCATTTCCAAATCGAAAGCCAGATTGAATCGGCTTTCCAACGTGAAGTTCGCCTGCCTTCTGGTGGTTCAATCGTCATTGACCCGACCGAAGCCTTGACTTCTATCGACATCAACTCTGCCCGCGCAACCAAAGGTGGCGATATTGAAGAGACCGCTCTCAATACCAACCTAGAAGCTGCGGATGAAATCGCACGCCAATTGCGTCTGCGTGACCTCGGTGGTCTTGTGGTGATCGACTTCATCGATATGACCCCTGTTCGCCACCAGCGTGAAGTGGAAAACCGTCTACGTGAAGCAGTGCGTGTTGACCGTGCTCGCGTTCAAATTGGCCGTATTTCTCGCTTTGGTTTGCTGGAAATGTCGCGTCAACGTTTGAGCCCTTCTCTGGCAGAAGCAAGCCATCACATCTGTCCTCGTTGTAAAGGAACCGGCGTGATTCGTGACAACGAATCTTTGGCACTCTCTGTTCTGCGCTTAATTGAAGAAGAAGCACTCAAAGACAACACATCGCAAGTGCTTGCGGTGGTACCTGTCTCTATCGCTTCTTATCTGTTAAACGAGAAGCGTCGCTCAATCAATCACATTGAAAAAGCGCAGCAAGTTCGCATTACTATCGTGCCAAATTCCGATATGGAAACACCGCACTTTGAAGTTATCCGCGTGCGTGAAGGTGAAGAGCAAGATGTTCTCTCTTACCTGATCCCGAGAAAGCTGGAAGCGATGAAAGAAGCGGAAGGCAAAGAAGTGGTCGATGTTGAGCTCAAACCAAAACGTATTGAAGAGCCAGTACTGAAAGGTTTTGCCGCGCCTGCGGAAGCAGTTCCTGCTCCAACACCAAAACCTAAAGCAGAAACTCAACCTGTTGCAGAGGTACAGCAACCTGCGCAGCCTGGTTTCTTTAGCCGTGTGTTTAAAGCGATTGCGAGCCTATTCTCTGCGACACCGGAAGCGGCCAAAGTAGAAGCGCCTGTAACGCAGAACAGTGAACAAGACAAACCTCGCCGTGAACGTAACGATCGTAATAATGATCGTCGTCGTAACCCTCGTGACAAAAACCGTCGCCGCGGTAATGAGGAAAACAACGAGCGTAACGATAAAGAGACATCAAACAACAACCGTAAGCCACAAGAGCGCAAGCCAAAGCAAGAGCGTGGTGAGCGTAACGAACGTAATGACCGCAATGAACGTCCAGAAACGGAGCGTTCAGAACGTCAAGATCGTCGTAATAAACGAGATGAAAGCAAAACGGCTAAATTGCTTGAGCAAGGTCGCCAATTAGCGGCTGAAGCACAACAAGAAGTTAAAGCCGTTGAGCCTAAAGAAGAGAAAGCCGCGGTTGTTAAAGAACGTCGTCAACGTCGTAAGCTCTCGAAGCAAATTCGAGTCAAAGATCAGCTTGCCGCAGAAGAGTTAGACAACCTGTCTACAGCTCCTGTTGACAATGCGTTCGACGCTCCAGCGCCAGTTAATCTGCCTGTAACCGATGATTTTGCGGATTCGGCTCAAGAGGATAACGAGCAAGATGATCAGAAGCAGCGTCGTAATCGCCGCTCGCCACGTCATCTGCGCGCCAGCGGCCAGCGTCGCCGTCGCGGTCGTGATCGTCGCCCTAACCCATTCCGCCTGCGTAAAGGTGGGGTTGCCTCTCCTGAGATGGCCATGGGTAAAGTGATGCCTCGCTACGACTTAGCGCCGCGTCCGCAATCGCGCCATGAAACTGCTGAAGGTGCTCAACATGTGACACATGTAACACCGACTGCGGCAACTGCGGTAGTAGAAAGCGAAAAAGTGGCAGCGCCACGTGTACTCGGAGGCGTTGCCTTCCCAGAAATGGCGATGGGTAAAGTCATCGCACGTCGTGAAACTGCTGCGGTTCAACCTGAGCCAGTAGTGCAAGAGCCAGTGATTACTGACGTGATCGCAGAGACACTCATCGCACCCGTTGAGCCGGTCGTAGTTGAAGCTGCAGTGATTGAAGCTCCGGTAATTGAAGAGTCAGCAGCAGAAACTGCGGCGCTAGAAACCGTAGTGGCGGAAGTCGCTGAAGTCGAAGAGCCAGCCACAATCAGTGACGAGGTTGTCGCACAAACGACAGTTGAAGTGATCGCAGACAAAATGGCAGAACCAATTAAGGTTGTTAAGCCAGTGTCAGTGAGTGCAAAATCACTCACCGCGAAAGCGGTCATCCAACAGCCGTACGCCTCATCGCCGATGACTAAAGCACCGGGGTCAGATGACATCCGTGAAGTGCAGGTTAACGCCGCGCCTTTACGTGCTGAACGTTACCAAGCACGTGGTGCGGGTAGTCAAGTCGCGCGTAATCAAGCCCGTGCGGGCATGAGTAAGCCGCAAAGCTTCTAA
- the acpP gene encoding acyl carrier protein produces the protein MSNIEERVKKIIVEQLGVDEAEVKNESSFVEDLGADSLDTVELVMALEEEFDTEIPDEEAEKITTVQAAIDYVTSNAQ, from the coding sequence ATGAGCAACATCGAAGAACGCGTAAAGAAAATCATTGTTGAACAGCTAGGTGTAGACGAAGCAGAAGTAAAGAATGAATCTTCTTTCGTTGAAGACCTGGGTGCTGATTCTCTGGATACTGTTGAGCTGGTAATGGCTCTGGAAGAGGAATTCGATACTGAGATTCCTGATGAAGAAGCAGAGAAGATCACTACTGTTCAAGCTGCGATCGATTATGTAACCAGCAACGCTCAGTAA
- the rpmF gene encoding 50S ribosomal protein L32, with protein sequence MAVQQNRKTRSRRGMRRSHDALTAAALSVDATSGETHLRHNVTAEGYYRGKKVINK encoded by the coding sequence ATGGCCGTACAACAAAACCGTAAAACACGTTCAAGACGTGGCATGCGTCGTTCACACGATGCGCTAACTGCTGCAGCGCTATCTGTAGACGCAACTTCAGGTGAAACTCACCTGCGCCACAACGTAACCGCTGAAGGTTACTACCGTGGTAAAAAGGTTATCAACAAGTAA